AAAATCTCTTCTAAATCAATCAAAACTTATTTCTTCCTTTCCTAGTAACGTCATTTCATTATACCACAAGTTATTTTTCAAAAACATCATCTAAACACCTTGAAATTTCCCCTTATCACAAATAATTCCCCAATTACCTTTCCAATAAAAAAGACAAACAAGGGGCTCTTGTGATATAATGGAAATGAAATCTTGCTCGTTTGAGAGAGGAGAAAAAATGACAAGACAAAAAGTTGCTGTCTTAGGGCCTGGTTCATGGGGAACGGCTCTTGCACAAGTATTAAATGACAACGGACATGATGTTTGTCTTTGGGGAAATATCCCAGATCAAATTGAAGAATTAAATACAAAACACACAAACACTCGCTACTTTAAAGATATTACAATCTCTGAAAATATCAAAGCGACACTCAATTTAAAAGAAGCACTAACAGACGTTGATGCTATTTTATTTGTTGTACCGACCAAGGTAACACGCTTAGTCGCAAAACAAGTAGCTGAAACACTTGACCACAAAGCTGTTATCATGCATGCTTCTAAAGGACTTGAACCTGGCACACACGAACGTCTTTCTACTATTTTAGAAGAAGAAATTCCTGCTGAATTGCGTTCTGAAATCGTTGTTGTCTCTGGACCAAGCCACGCTGAGGAAACAATTGTTCGCGATATTACATTGATTACAGCTGCTTCAAAAGACCACGAAGCTGCTAAATACGTTCAAGAACTCTTTAGCAACAATTATTTCCGACTTTACACTAATACTGATGTTATCGGTGTTGAAACAGCTGGTGCTCTTAAAAATATCATTGCTGTTGGTGCTGGTGCCCTCCACGGTCTTGGATACGGTGATAATGCCAAAGCAGCTGTTATCACACGTGGACTTGCTGAAATCACTCGTCTTGGGGTTAAAATGGGAGCTAATCCACTAACTTATAGCGGACTTTCTGGTGTCGGTGACCTTATCGTGACAGGAACATCTGTTCATTCTCGTAACTGGCGAGCTGGCGACGCACTTGGCCGTGGTGAAAAACTCGAAGACATCGAAAAAAATATGGGTATGGTTATTGAGGGGATTTCAACCACTAAAGTTGCTTATGAACTTGCTAAAGAATTAGATGTTTACATGCCAATCA
This sequence is a window from Streptococcus macedonicus ACA-DC 198. Protein-coding genes within it:
- the gpsA gene encoding Glycerol-3-phosphate dehydrogenase [NAD(P)+] gives rise to the protein MTRQKVAVLGPGSWGTALAQVLNDNGHDVCLWGNIPDQIEELNTKHTNTRYFKDITISENIKATLNLKEALTDVDAILFVVPTKVTRLVAKQVAETLDHKAVIMHASKGLEPGTHERLSTILEEEIPAELRSEIVVVSGPSHAEETIVRDITLITAASKDHEAAKYVQELFSNNYFRLYTNTDVIGVETAGALKNIIAVGAGALHGLGYGDNAKAAVITRGLAEITRLGVKMGANPLTYSGLSGVGDLIVTGTSVHSRNWRAGDALGRGEKLEDIEKNMGMVIEGISTTKVAYELAKELDVYMPITSAIYKVIYEGGDVRGSILGMMSNDFRSENEWH